A window of Burkholderiales bacterium genomic DNA:
GCGCCGCGATCACCTGGCCCTCCAGCCCTTCCTGGGGGATCGCCTCGTCCTGCCTTTGCGCCACGTCTTCCCAATGGGTGCTCATGGGCGTCTTTTCACTCCGTGGATACCGGCGTCTTCTGGTCGCTCAAGGCGGCGTGGAGGGTATGCCAGGCCAAAGTCGCGCACTTCACCCGGGCCGGGAATTCCCGCACGCCCGCGAGCACTTCTAGCTTGCCCAGGTCGGCGTGGCTGCCTTCGTCCGAGTCGGTCACCATGGCATGGAACGCGTGGAACAGCCGCTCCGCCTCCTCCAGGGTCTTTCCCTTGAGCGCCTCGGTCATGAGGGACGCGGAGGCGGTGGAGATGGCGCAGCCCGACCCCTGGAAGCTCACGTCGCCGATCGTGTCGCCCTCCAGCTTCAGGTACACGGTCACTTTGTCCCCGCACATGGGGTTGTAGCCGTCGGCATGGCGATGGGCGTCCTCCATCTTCCGGAAATTGCGCGGGTTCCGGTTGTGGTCGAAGATGACTTCCTGGTACAGCTCCCGCAGGTCCGCCACGATTCAGCCTCGTCGTCGC
This region includes:
- a CDS encoding iron-sulfur cluster assembly scaffold protein, with product MADLRELYQEVIFDHNRNPRNFRKMEDAHRHADGYNPMCGDKVTVYLKLEGDTIGDVSFQGSGCAISTASASLMTEALKGKTLEEAERLFHAFHAMVTDSDEGSHADLGKLEVLAGVREFPARVKCATLAWHTLHAALSDQKTPVSTE